Proteins from a single region of Catenulispora acidiphila DSM 44928:
- a CDS encoding membrane protein, which translates to MTKFLLSLHVVAAIIAVGPVAVAASMFPRALRQASASEDPDAVTGLRLLHRVCRVYAGIAIAVPVFGFATASNMGVLGSAWLITAITLTAVAAAVLGLWILPAQQAALEEVTAVAASRLAAAAGVFNLLWATVTVLMIVRPGSTTGA; encoded by the coding sequence GTGACCAAATTCTTGCTGTCGCTGCACGTCGTGGCGGCCATCATCGCGGTCGGGCCGGTGGCCGTCGCCGCGAGCATGTTTCCCAGGGCCCTGCGACAGGCTTCCGCTTCTGAGGACCCTGATGCTGTGACCGGGCTCCGTCTGCTGCATCGCGTGTGCCGGGTGTACGCGGGGATCGCCATCGCCGTTCCCGTTTTCGGGTTCGCGACCGCGAGCAATATGGGCGTTCTGGGGAGCGCCTGGCTGATCACCGCCATCACGCTGACGGCTGTGGCGGCGGCGGTTCTCGGGTTGTGGATATTGCCCGCGCAACAGGCTGCGCTTGAAGAAGTGACGGCTGTGGCGGCAAGTCGGCTGGCTGCCGCAGCCGGGGTCTTCAACCTGTTGTGGGCGACTGTCACGGTCCTGATGATCGTGCGGCCCGGCTCGACGACGGGAGCTTGA
- a CDS encoding GlxA family transcriptional regulator: MHTVAIIALDGVIPFDLATPIEVFTRSRLPDGRSGYQVRVCAEHPELDAGAFTLRAPWGLEALQDADTIIVPGVAEPLAPLPTTVREALRAAAANGTRIASICTGTFPLAATGLLDGLRATTHWIAAERLAAAYPAIDVDASVLYVDNGQILTSAGAAAGLDLCLHLIRKDYGSAVAAHAARLSVMPLEREGGQAQFIVHDHTPVAPRGATLEPLLAWLRDNLNRDLTLPDIAAEAGLSTRTLIRRFREQTGTTPLQWLHRARVRRAQHLLETTQHPVERIATQVGFGSATAFRDRFKKTTGTSPNAYRRTFS, encoded by the coding sequence ATGCACACCGTCGCCATCATCGCCCTGGACGGCGTGATCCCCTTCGACCTCGCGACGCCGATCGAGGTGTTCACCCGCTCCCGTCTGCCCGACGGACGCTCCGGCTACCAAGTGCGCGTGTGCGCCGAGCATCCCGAGCTCGACGCGGGAGCCTTCACTCTGCGCGCGCCATGGGGACTGGAAGCGCTCCAGGACGCCGACACGATCATCGTCCCCGGCGTCGCTGAACCCCTCGCGCCGCTGCCGACGACCGTCCGCGAAGCCCTGCGCGCCGCCGCGGCGAACGGCACCCGCATCGCCTCGATCTGCACCGGCACCTTCCCTCTCGCCGCGACCGGCCTGCTCGACGGCCTGCGCGCCACCACCCACTGGATCGCCGCCGAGCGTCTCGCCGCCGCGTACCCGGCGATCGACGTGGACGCCAGCGTCCTGTACGTCGACAACGGCCAGATCCTCACCTCCGCCGGCGCCGCCGCCGGTCTGGACCTGTGCCTGCACCTGATCCGCAAGGACTACGGCTCCGCCGTCGCCGCGCACGCCGCCCGCCTGTCGGTGATGCCGCTGGAGCGCGAGGGCGGCCAAGCCCAGTTCATCGTGCACGACCACACTCCCGTCGCACCGCGGGGCGCCACGCTGGAACCGCTGCTCGCCTGGCTCCGGGACAACCTCAACCGCGACCTGACCCTCCCCGACATCGCTGCCGAAGCCGGACTGAGCACCCGCACGCTGATCCGCCGCTTCCGCGAGCAGACCGGCACGACCCCGCTTCAGTGGCTGCACCGGGCCCGCGTCCGGCGCGCGCAACATCTGCTGGAGACCACGCAGCACCCGGTCGAGCGGATCGCGACGCAGGTGGGGTTCGGGTCGGCGACAGCCTTCCGCGACCGGTTCAAGAAGACCACCGGGACCAGCCCGAACGCCTACCGCCGGACGTTCAGCTGA
- the xylA gene encoding xylose isomerase, which yields MTVAPSPADKFTFGLWTVGWQAQDPFGDPTRPALDPVETVHRLAELGAYGVTFHDDDLIPFGSADDERAKHIARFREALDATGLKVPMATTNLFKHPVFKDGAFTSNDRDVRRYALRKVMRNLDLAAELGADTYVFWGGREGSESDAAKDVRAALDRYREGLDMLAAYVTDRGYGIRFALEPKPNEPRGDILLPTIGHALGFISTLEHADMVGLNPEVGHEQMAGLNFAHGIAQALWQGKLFHIDLNGQRGIKFDQDLVFGHGDLLNAFFLVDLLETGGYEGPRHFDYKPSRTEDITGVWQSAAANMSTYLLLKERAAAFRADPEVVEARAAARVDDLGTPTLAAGETYADLLADRTAFEDFDPEEAAERGLGAVRLTQLAVEHLMGAR from the coding sequence ATGACCGTCGCACCGTCCCCCGCTGACAAATTCACCTTCGGCCTGTGGACCGTGGGCTGGCAGGCCCAGGATCCGTTCGGCGACCCGACCCGCCCCGCGCTGGACCCGGTGGAGACCGTCCACCGGCTCGCCGAGCTCGGCGCCTACGGCGTCACCTTCCACGACGACGACCTCATCCCGTTCGGCTCCGCCGACGACGAGCGCGCCAAGCACATCGCCCGCTTCCGCGAGGCCCTGGACGCCACCGGCCTGAAGGTGCCGATGGCGACCACCAACCTGTTCAAGCACCCGGTCTTCAAGGACGGCGCGTTCACCAGCAACGACCGCGACGTCCGCCGCTACGCGCTGCGCAAGGTCATGCGCAACCTGGACCTGGCCGCCGAACTCGGCGCGGACACCTACGTCTTCTGGGGCGGCCGCGAGGGCTCGGAGTCCGACGCCGCCAAGGACGTGCGCGCCGCGCTGGACCGCTACCGCGAGGGTCTGGACATGCTGGCCGCCTACGTCACCGACCGCGGCTACGGCATCCGCTTCGCCCTGGAGCCCAAGCCCAACGAGCCCCGCGGCGACATCCTGCTGCCGACCATCGGCCACGCCCTGGGCTTCATCAGCACCCTGGAGCACGCCGACATGGTCGGGCTCAACCCCGAGGTCGGGCACGAGCAGATGGCCGGCCTGAACTTCGCCCACGGCATCGCGCAGGCGCTGTGGCAGGGCAAGCTGTTCCACATCGACCTCAACGGCCAGCGCGGCATCAAGTTCGACCAGGACCTGGTCTTCGGCCACGGCGACCTGCTCAACGCCTTCTTCCTGGTGGACCTGCTGGAGACCGGCGGCTACGAAGGGCCGCGGCACTTCGACTACAAGCCCTCCCGCACCGAGGACATCACCGGCGTCTGGCAGTCCGCCGCCGCGAACATGAGCACCTACCTGCTGCTCAAGGAGCGCGCCGCGGCCTTCCGCGCCGACCCCGAGGTCGTCGAGGCGCGCGCCGCGGCCCGCGTGGACGACCTGGGGACGCCGACCCTCGCCGCCGGCGAGACCTACGCCGACCTGCTCGCCGACCGCACCGCCTTCGAGGACTTCGACCCCGAGGAGGCCGCCGAGCGCGGTCTCGGCGCGGTCCGCCTGACCCAACTCGCCGTCGAGCACCTGATGGGCGCGCGGTGA
- a CDS encoding ROK family protein, translated as MPAPTSPAGPARATGSADRAVPNPARQGSIRNANLALLYGLILDAPAPLSRAALAATTGVTRATASALADTLLEAGLVAEVSPPPATGAGRPAAGLVPAAEGPAGLGLEINVDYLAACVVDLTGAVRATVISAGDQRDRSVSEVLADLAGLARQAVSEAGLTVAGAAVAVPGLVEAPHGRIRSAPNLVWQDVEIGAALRSALPETPFEPVVGNEADFAALAEAHGVFDGDADGPAAPLTDFLYVSGEIGVGAGVILDRELFRGARGWAGEIGHVTVQPEGVQCRCGARGCLETVAGLEALRRDGPEAAASALGRAAAAAVNLLDLPAVVLGGAYARPEFAALVPGVEKALADHVISARWAPVAVHVSRRGTAAAVTGAATAVIRRVHADPAAWMAAR; from the coding sequence ATGCCCGCGCCCACCAGCCCCGCCGGCCCGGCCAGAGCGACCGGCTCCGCCGACCGCGCCGTCCCCAACCCCGCCCGGCAGGGGAGCATCCGCAACGCCAACCTGGCGCTGCTCTACGGCCTGATCCTGGACGCCCCGGCGCCGCTGTCCCGCGCCGCGCTGGCCGCCACCACCGGTGTGACCCGCGCCACAGCCTCCGCGCTGGCCGACACGCTGCTGGAGGCGGGACTGGTCGCGGAAGTCTCACCGCCGCCGGCCACCGGCGCGGGCCGTCCGGCCGCCGGCCTGGTCCCGGCCGCCGAGGGCCCGGCCGGGCTCGGGCTGGAGATCAACGTGGACTACCTGGCGGCCTGCGTGGTGGACCTGACCGGCGCCGTCCGCGCCACCGTCATATCCGCGGGCGACCAGCGCGACCGCTCGGTGTCGGAGGTGCTGGCCGATCTGGCCGGGCTGGCGCGCCAGGCCGTCTCGGAGGCCGGGCTGACCGTCGCCGGCGCCGCGGTCGCCGTCCCGGGTCTGGTCGAGGCGCCGCACGGACGGATCCGGAGCGCGCCGAACCTGGTGTGGCAGGACGTGGAGATCGGCGCGGCGCTGCGCAGCGCGCTGCCGGAGACGCCGTTCGAGCCGGTCGTCGGGAACGAGGCGGATTTCGCAGCCCTGGCCGAGGCGCACGGGGTTTTCGACGGGGACGCGGACGGCCCGGCGGCGCCGCTGACCGACTTCCTGTACGTCTCGGGCGAGATAGGCGTCGGCGCGGGCGTCATCCTGGACCGCGAGCTGTTCCGCGGCGCGCGGGGGTGGGCCGGCGAGATCGGGCACGTCACGGTCCAGCCCGAGGGGGTCCAGTGCCGCTGCGGCGCGCGGGGCTGTCTGGAGACTGTCGCAGGACTCGAAGCGCTGCGCCGCGACGGACCCGAAGCCGCTGCTTCGGCACTCGGCCGGGCGGCAGCGGCCGCGGTGAACCTGCTGGATCTGCCGGCGGTCGTCCTCGGCGGCGCCTATGCCCGGCCGGAGTTCGCCGCGCTGGTTCCGGGGGTGGAGAAGGCACTGGCCGACCATGTGATCTCGGCGCGATGGGCTCCGGTCGCCGTGCACGTGTCGCGGCGCGGAACCGCGGCGGCGGTGACCGGCGCGGCGACGGCGGTCATCCGGCGGGTGCACGCCGATCCGGCGGCTTGGATGGCGGCACGCTGA
- a CDS encoding DUF3817 domain-containing protein: MPTRFFRIAAFVEFVTLLVLLGNLATVHWQPITSLFGPAHGCAYLVIVLATWRNGSAATPAKVLALLPGIGGYLVLRQLNTEVPAAQTEL; encoded by the coding sequence GTGCCTACCCGGTTTTTCCGCATCGCCGCGTTCGTCGAGTTCGTGACGTTGCTCGTGCTGCTGGGCAACCTCGCGACCGTTCATTGGCAGCCGATCACGTCGTTGTTCGGGCCGGCGCACGGCTGCGCGTACCTCGTCATCGTCCTCGCGACGTGGCGCAACGGGAGTGCGGCGACTCCCGCCAAGGTGCTCGCGCTGCTGCCCGGTATCGGCGGCTACCTGGTGCTGCGGCAGCTGAACACTGAGGTACCAGCAGCACAAACAGAGCTCTGA
- the xylB gene encoding xylulokinase produces MRLAAGVDSSTQSCKVVIRDVDSGALVRQGSAPHPAGTEVDPEAWWRALTAAIEAAGGPGGVEALAVGGQQHGMVCLDENGAVVRPALLWNDTRSAQAADDLVRELGAEAWAQAIGSVPVASFTATKLRWLAEHEPENAARVAAVCLPHDWLTWRLRGSTDISELTTDRSDASGTAYWSPATEEYRRDLLTLAFGRDLVLPRVAGIREAVGHFGDIVLGPGAGDNAAAALGLGARVGDVVVSIGTSGTVFAVCDTPTAEPTGTVAGFADATGRHLPLVCTLNAARVLDAAAGMAGVDLHELSDLALSAAPGADGLTLIPYLEGERTPNLPDAAGSIHGLRLANATSAHLARAAVEGMLCGLADGLDALTEVGVPVSRILLIGGGARSEAVRTIAPAVLGHSVTVPPPGEYVADGAAAQAAWVLEGSEEPPRRVTQGTETYEAKPLPEVRERYHAYRDRAA; encoded by the coding sequence GTGAGGCTGGCGGCCGGCGTCGACTCCTCGACGCAGTCGTGCAAGGTCGTGATCCGGGATGTGGACAGCGGAGCCCTGGTACGCCAGGGCTCCGCCCCGCACCCGGCCGGGACCGAGGTGGACCCCGAGGCGTGGTGGCGCGCGCTGACCGCGGCGATCGAGGCGGCCGGCGGACCGGGCGGCGTCGAGGCGCTGGCGGTCGGCGGCCAGCAGCACGGCATGGTGTGCCTCGACGAGAACGGCGCCGTGGTGCGTCCCGCGCTGCTGTGGAACGACACCCGGTCCGCGCAGGCGGCGGACGATCTCGTGCGCGAACTCGGCGCCGAGGCGTGGGCGCAGGCGATCGGCTCGGTGCCGGTCGCCTCGTTCACCGCCACCAAGCTGCGCTGGCTCGCCGAGCACGAACCGGAGAACGCCGCGCGGGTGGCGGCGGTCTGCCTGCCGCACGACTGGCTCACCTGGCGCCTGCGCGGCAGTACCGATATCAGTGAACTGACCACGGATCGTAGCGACGCCTCGGGAACCGCCTACTGGTCCCCGGCCACGGAGGAGTACCGCCGCGATCTCCTGACGCTGGCGTTCGGGCGGGACCTGGTCCTGCCGCGCGTCGCCGGAATCCGGGAAGCCGTCGGACATTTCGGCGACATCGTGCTCGGTCCCGGCGCCGGCGACAACGCCGCGGCCGCCCTGGGCCTGGGCGCCCGGGTCGGCGACGTCGTGGTCTCGATCGGTACGTCGGGGACCGTGTTCGCGGTCTGCGACACCCCGACCGCCGAACCGACCGGCACTGTCGCGGGGTTCGCCGATGCCACCGGCCGCCACCTCCCGCTGGTCTGCACGCTCAACGCCGCACGCGTTTTGGACGCCGCGGCGGGGATGGCCGGCGTGGATCTCCACGAGCTGTCGGACCTCGCGCTGTCGGCCGCACCCGGCGCGGACGGGCTCACGCTCATCCCGTACCTGGAAGGCGAGCGCACGCCGAACCTGCCCGACGCCGCCGGCTCGATCCACGGACTGCGCCTGGCCAACGCGACCTCGGCGCACCTGGCGCGCGCCGCCGTGGAGGGCATGCTGTGCGGCCTGGCGGACGGTCTGGACGCCCTCACCGAGGTGGGCGTACCGGTTTCACGGATACTGCTCATCGGCGGCGGAGCGCGCTCCGAGGCCGTCCGCACCATCGCTCCGGCGGTCCTGGGGCACTCGGTGACCGTGCCGCCGCCGGGGGAGTACGTCGCCGACGGCGCCGCTGCGCAGGCCGCCTGGGTCTTGGAGGGCTCGGAGGAGCCGCCTCGGCGCGTCACTCAGGGCACTGAGACCTACGAGGCCAAGCCGCTCCCGGAAGTCCGCGAGCGCTACCACGCCTACCGCGACCGGGCCGCCTGA
- a CDS encoding cellulase family glycosylhydrolase produces MAGSATAAVLVPGTASAATTVQCQVTYTVANDWGSGFTTNITIANVGTSAWTGWTLGYSYSGNQTLQSGWNGTWSQSGKAVTVANVSYNGSVAAGATTSIGANFTYSGANTAPTVFSVNGTTCNGVGSPSSPTGTTPSTTPSTTPSTTPSTTPSTTPSTTPSTTPSSPPPTSGAPALHVSGNQLLDSTGKVFVPHGVNRSGAEFACVQGKGIFDGPVDDASVAAIASWKVNVVRVPLNEDCWLGESTVLPQYGGATYQAAIESFVSLLHKHGMAVILDLHWTDGVYTGQSSACSVATATCQKPMPDAANAPAFWASVAGAFKNDQSTVFDLFNEPYPDFAAGFNAALGWSCWQNGGTCTGINYQVAGMQSLVNAVRGAGAGNVLMLGGVAYSNDLSQWLAHEPTDPSHNLVASWHSYNFNSCSSSSCWDSQVAPVIAQVPVIPGEIGENDCGHSYIDTLMAWLDSHHTGYAAWTWNTWDCSSGPSLISAYDGTPTNYGAGYKAHLGTF; encoded by the coding sequence ATGGCCGGTTCGGCGACCGCGGCGGTGCTCGTACCCGGGACCGCGAGCGCCGCGACCACCGTGCAGTGTCAGGTCACGTATACGGTCGCCAACGACTGGGGTTCCGGGTTCACCACGAACATCACGATAGCCAACGTCGGCACGAGCGCGTGGACCGGGTGGACGCTGGGCTACAGCTATTCCGGCAACCAGACGCTGCAAAGCGGCTGGAACGGAACCTGGTCGCAGTCGGGCAAGGCGGTGACGGTCGCCAACGTCTCCTATAACGGTTCAGTCGCCGCCGGCGCCACCACCAGCATCGGAGCCAATTTCACGTACAGCGGCGCGAACACCGCGCCGACCGTGTTCAGCGTCAACGGCACTACGTGCAACGGCGTGGGCTCGCCGTCCTCGCCGACGGGTACGACGCCGAGCACCACTCCCAGCACGACGCCGAGCACTACTCCCAGCACGACCCCGAGCACCACCCCGAGTACGACGCCCAGCACCACCCCGAGCTCCCCTCCCCCGACGTCCGGCGCCCCGGCGCTGCACGTCTCGGGCAACCAGCTCCTGGACAGCACCGGCAAGGTCTTCGTCCCGCACGGGGTGAACCGCTCCGGCGCGGAGTTCGCGTGCGTGCAGGGCAAGGGCATCTTCGACGGTCCGGTCGACGACGCCTCGGTGGCGGCGATCGCCTCCTGGAAGGTGAACGTCGTCCGGGTTCCGCTGAACGAGGACTGCTGGCTCGGTGAGTCCACCGTGCTGCCGCAGTACGGCGGAGCCACGTACCAGGCGGCGATCGAGAGCTTCGTCAGTCTGCTGCACAAGCACGGCATGGCGGTCATCCTGGACCTGCACTGGACCGACGGCGTCTACACCGGCCAGTCCTCGGCATGTTCGGTGGCGACGGCGACCTGCCAGAAGCCGATGCCCGACGCGGCGAACGCCCCGGCGTTCTGGGCTTCGGTGGCCGGGGCGTTCAAGAACGACCAGTCGACCGTCTTCGACCTGTTCAACGAGCCCTACCCGGACTTCGCCGCGGGCTTCAACGCCGCGCTGGGCTGGTCCTGCTGGCAGAACGGCGGGACCTGCACCGGCATCAACTACCAGGTCGCCGGAATGCAGTCGCTGGTCAACGCGGTGCGCGGCGCCGGGGCGGGCAACGTCCTGATGCTCGGCGGCGTGGCGTACTCCAACGACCTGAGCCAGTGGCTGGCCCACGAGCCGACGGACCCCTCGCACAACCTCGTGGCGTCCTGGCACTCGTACAACTTCAACTCGTGCTCGTCCTCGTCGTGCTGGGACTCCCAGGTCGCACCGGTCATCGCGCAGGTGCCGGTGATCCCTGGGGAGATCGGCGAGAACGACTGCGGCCACTCCTACATCGACACGCTGATGGCGTGGCTGGACAGCCACCACACCGGCTACGCGGCGTGGACGTGGAACACCTGGGACTGCTCCTCGGGTCCCTCGTTGATCAGCGCGTACGACGGAACGCCCACGAACTACGGCGCCGGATACAAGGCGCACCTGGGCACCTTCTGA